TCTCCCAGCACGAACTGCAGCTGCCCTGCATCGTAGACCGGTTCGATGTTCTCCGCAAAGAAGGAGCCCTTTTCGAAGAGGGTGGGGTTGCGGTAGTTCTTCCACTGGGTGAGGCTCACCCGGTAGGTGGCGTTGGGAAAGGTGGGAACAGCTTCATTTTTTTCATTCAACACTGTGCTGGCACCGCAGTGGTCGAAATGGAGGTGGGTCAGGATCACATCGGTCACCTCTTCCGGTTCGTAGCCGATCTTCCGGATCTCCTCCACCATGCTCTTCTGGTTGTAGGGTTGAAAGAATTTCAGCCGCGCCTCATGCTTGTCCCCCAGTCCGGCATCCACCAGTATCCGCCGGTTGTCGGTCTCGATGAAAAGGCAGCGCAGCGACATCTCACACATGTTCTTTTCGTCCACCTTGTACTTGGCCGACCAGTACTTTTTCGGCACGGGACCGAACATCACGCCACCATCTCCCAGAAAATAACCCGATTCAATGATATGAAACTTGAGCATATTGTTGTATTTTTGTGGCAAATTTAGTGAAAAGTTTCGGGTGCATTGACACCCCTCCCCAAAACCCTCAGGAATGAAGATCCCCGACAAACAGGAAAATATAGCCGAGTACCTGCTCTACATGTGGCAGACAGAGGACCTGTTGCGTGCCTGCAACCTGGATATCGATCAGGTACAGCGATCACTGATTGATTCTGCCTATGCCACCGATGAGGAGCGGGCGAATGCGCGCGACTGGTACGAGGGACTTATCATGATGATGAAGAGTGAAGGGGTACAGCAGGAGGGTCACCTTCAAATTAACAAGAACCTGATCATCGACCTGACCGATGTGCATCTGCGGCTCCTTAAAGATCCCAAAGAGTCTGAGTACATCGCGCTTTACTACCACACGTTGCCGCACATCGTGGCTTTGCGGGCGAAGGCGGGCGACAAGCAGCTCCCGGAGCTGGAGACATGTTTCACAGCCCTCTATGGTTACCTGCTCTTGAAGCTTCAGAAGCAGGAGATCACTGGAGAGACGCAGGCTGCCGTGGCTCAGATCACCTCATTGTTGCGACTACTGTCAAAAAAGTACCAAACAATTGACCAACAGAAAGAGGAGTAAGCGATGGCCATATTCACCGGAATGAGCAAAGCGTTGGGCGGCACTGAAAAGGAGTCGCAGAAGGAACAGTACTTCTACGGGCTGGTGCAGCTAAGTGTGCTGGTCACCGGCGGTGACGGACAGCTGGGCAGTGCACTCAGGGCACTCACCGGAAGGATGAATTTGCCATTTCGTTTTTACTTCACCGATGCGGGAGAGCTGGACATCACAGATCGGTCGCAGATTGAATCATTTGTGGAGGGGCAGCAGATTCGCTATATCCTCAATTTTGCCGCCTACACGGCTGTCGACAAGGCAGAGAGTGACCGGGAAAAAGCCTATACGATCAATGCCGCCGGTGTGGAAAATATCGCCCGGGTGGCGAAACAGCATGGGGTGAAGGTGATTCATCTCTCCACCGATTTTGTGTTCGACGGCCAATCCTCAGTTCCCTACAGTGAGGAGTCGGAACCCCATCCCTTGTCGGTCTACGGTGAAACGAAGCTGAAAGGGGAGCAATTGTTGCAGGATGAGGGTGGTGAGTGGATCATACTGCGTACCTCCTGGCTCTACTCGGAATATGGTTCCAACTTCGTGAAGACGATGCTCCGGCTGATGCGGGAGAGAGAGCTGCTCAACGTGGTAGACGACCAGTGCGGCAGTCCCACCTATGCAACCGATCTGGCAGAGATGATAATTCATATCCTGCAACAGAGTGAAGCGAATGGTTGGAAGAATGGGCTCTTTCACTTCTCTAACAGGGGCCAAACCAGCTGGTACGGTTTGGCCGATGCGATCAGGAGAATGGCCGGTATCGAAAACTGCAAGGTGGTGCCGGTAACCACGGAGGAGTATCCCACTGATGCGCGTCGCCCGACCTACAGCGTGATGGATCTCACGAAGATCTGTGATAGCTTCCGGGTGGAGATACCCACCTGGGAAGAGGCCCTGCAGCGTTGCATCCAAAATATAAAACAAAGCTTATAGCTTATTGCTTATAAAGAAATGTCATTGAAAAAAGAGATAGAACGCCGGCGGACCTTCGCCGTGATCAGTCACCCCGACGCGGGAAAAACAACCCTGACCGAAAAGCTGTTGCTTTTTGGTGGTGCCATCCATGTGGCGGGTGCTGTCAAGTCGAACAAGATCAAGAAGACAGCTACTTCCGACTGGATGGAAATCGAGAAGCAGCGCGGTATATCCGTGGCCACCTCGGTGATGGGCTTCGAGTATGAGGATTACAAGATCAACATCCTTGACACCCCCGGTCACCAGGATTTCGCCGAAGATACATTCCGTACGTTGACAGCGGTGGACAGCGTGATCGTGGTGGTCGACGTGGCAAAGGGTGTGGAGACCCAGACACGCAGGCTGATGGAGGTGTGCCGCATGCGCAACACCCCGGTAATGATCTTCGTGAACAAAATGGACCGTGAGGGCAAAGATCCTTTCGATATCCTGGATGAACTGGAGGAGGAGTTGCAGATTGCCGTACGGCCGTTGAGTTGGCCCATCGACATGGGAGACAGGTTCAAGGGTGTCTACAACCTCTTTCAGAAAAGCCTCGACCTTTATCAACCCAGCAAGCAGGTGGTTACAGAATCTGTGAAGCTCGGTATCGATTCTACAGAACTGGAGAAACATCTTGGCGAAGAATTGTCGGAAAAGCTGCGTGACGATGTGGAGCTGATCACCGAAGTCTATCCCGATTTTCAAAGGGAAGAGTACCTTGCCGGGCGACTGGCTCCGGTCTTTTTCGGGTCGGCACTCAACAACTTTGGTGTGAAGGAACTTCTCGACTGCTTCGTGGAGATCGCTCCATCGCCCCGACCGGTGAATGCGGAAGAACGGACAGTGGAACCTCTAGAAGAGGCGTTTAGCGGTTTTGTCTTCAAGATACACGCCAATATGGATCCCAACCACCGTTCCTGCATCGCTTTTGTAAAGGTCTGTTCCGGCCGGTTCGAGCGGAACGTCAACTACAAGCATGTCCGCTATAACCGCATGATGAAGTTCTCTTCACCTACCGCCTTTATGGCCCAGAAAAAGGAGATCATGGATGAAGCCTTCGCCGGCGACATCGTGGGGCTGCCCGACAACGGTAACTTCAAGATCGGGGATACCCTGACCGCTGGTGAGGAGCTTCACTTCAAGGGGTTACCCAGCTTTTCACCCGAGATGTTCAAGTACATTGAGAATGCCGACCCGATGAAGTCGAAGCAACTGCAGAAAGGAATCGAGCAGCTGATGGACGAGGGGGTGGCACAGCTCTTCACCAACCAGTTCAACGGGCGGCGCATCATCGGTACGGTGGGACAACTGCAGTTCGAGGTGATCCAGTACCGATTACTGCATGAGTACGGTGCACAGTGCCGCTGGGAGCCGATCAACCTCTACAAAGCCTGTTGGATTGAGAGCGATGATGCGGCGCAGCTCGCCGACTTCAAGAAGCGCAAGTTCCAGTACATGGCGCACGACAAAGAGGGGAGGGATGTCTTCCTGGCGGAATCGAACTACATCCTGATGA
This genomic window from Dysgonomonadaceae bacterium zrk40 contains:
- a CDS encoding MBL fold metallo-hydrolase, with the protein product MLKFHIIESGYFLGDGGVMFGPVPKKYWSAKYKVDEKNMCEMSLRCLFIETDNRRILVDAGLGDKHEARLKFFQPYNQKSMVEEIRKIGYEPEEVTDVILTHLHFDHCGASTVLNEKNEAVPTFPNATYRVSLTQWKNYRNPTLFEKGSFFAENIEPVYDAGQLQFVLGDTVLDDQIRLELYDGHTPGQIVVLFETEGEKYAFPGDVVPTSLNIALSWLSAYDNSVAVAMEEKKRFLDKAKKEKRTLIFYHDAYTPMAKL
- a CDS encoding DUF4924 family protein, translating into MKIPDKQENIAEYLLYMWQTEDLLRACNLDIDQVQRSLIDSAYATDEERANARDWYEGLIMMMKSEGVQQEGHLQINKNLIIDLTDVHLRLLKDPKESEYIALYYHTLPHIVALRAKAGDKQLPELETCFTALYGYLLLKLQKQEITGETQAAVAQITSLLRLLSKKYQTIDQQKEE
- the rfbD gene encoding dTDP-4-dehydrorhamnose reductase gives rise to the protein MAIFTGMSKALGGTEKESQKEQYFYGLVQLSVLVTGGDGQLGSALRALTGRMNLPFRFYFTDAGELDITDRSQIESFVEGQQIRYILNFAAYTAVDKAESDREKAYTINAAGVENIARVAKQHGVKVIHLSTDFVFDGQSSVPYSEESEPHPLSVYGETKLKGEQLLQDEGGEWIILRTSWLYSEYGSNFVKTMLRLMRERELLNVVDDQCGSPTYATDLAEMIIHILQQSEANGWKNGLFHFSNRGQTSWYGLADAIRRMAGIENCKVVPVTTEEYPTDARRPTYSVMDLTKICDSFRVEIPTWEEALQRCIQNIKQSL
- a CDS encoding peptide chain release factor 3, giving the protein MSLKKEIERRRTFAVISHPDAGKTTLTEKLLLFGGAIHVAGAVKSNKIKKTATSDWMEIEKQRGISVATSVMGFEYEDYKINILDTPGHQDFAEDTFRTLTAVDSVIVVVDVAKGVETQTRRLMEVCRMRNTPVMIFVNKMDREGKDPFDILDELEEELQIAVRPLSWPIDMGDRFKGVYNLFQKSLDLYQPSKQVVTESVKLGIDSTELEKHLGEELSEKLRDDVELITEVYPDFQREEYLAGRLAPVFFGSALNNFGVKELLDCFVEIAPSPRPVNAEERTVEPLEEAFSGFVFKIHANMDPNHRSCIAFVKVCSGRFERNVNYKHVRYNRMMKFSSPTAFMAQKKEIMDEAFAGDIVGLPDNGNFKIGDTLTAGEELHFKGLPSFSPEMFKYIENADPMKSKQLQKGIEQLMDEGVAQLFTNQFNGRRIIGTVGQLQFEVIQYRLLHEYGAQCRWEPINLYKACWIESDDAAQLADFKKRKFQYMAHDKEGRDVFLAESNYILMMAQQDFKGIRFHFNSEF